From the Lampris incognitus isolate fLamInc1 chromosome 6, fLamInc1.hap2, whole genome shotgun sequence genome, one window contains:
- the LOC130114672 gene encoding ceramide kinase-like: MEKQPKLLSSRLRLKHGVCEVALNRALLTWKEPPAKKKRVSGGVYHPFKLGVCHSVPVSEIITVQEVDVDKTSTAKNDGRWQKMPQKPSEVCMYSFTVSYVERTSRHRWRCSDVTFHCPDGTLCQQWVSAIREQLASLASRPKHLLVYINPYGGKQQGKRIYEQKVAPLFAHANISTHVIVTEYANHARDHLKTEAELKKFDGVVCVGGDGMFSEIVHGLIWRTQNDSGVDQNCAEETLVPCALRIGIIPAGSTDCICFATVGANDPVTSALHIIVGDSQPMDACSVHHNNTFLRYSISLLGYGFYGDVLTDSERKRWMGPARYNLSGLKTFLTHHYYEGAVSYLPANDVLGTPRDKTMCRSGCLICQHNGQQYLGERAEKYKSDEVSNSECECDGDWRTIRGKFLAINAASMSCACPRSPKGLSPAAHLADGTTDLILVRKCSRLNFLRHLLRHTSKDDQFDLTFVEVHRVRRFRFMPRHCQSDSDLELDLRENSKRLFSQICRDHPACGCVPTYSSWNCDGEILPHTAIEVRVHCQLIKLFARGIEEPAVFEDLTNPCAI, translated from the exons ATGGAGAAACAACCCAAGCTATTGTCATCTCGGCTCCGGCTCAAACACGGCGTCTGCGAGGTGGCGCTCAACCGTGCGCTGCTGACATGGAAGGAGCCGCCGGCCAAGAAGAAGCGCGTCTCCGGAGGCGTTTACCACCCATTTAAGCTCG GTGTGTGCCACAGCGTACCCGTGTCAGAGATCATAACCGTGCAAGAGGTGGACGTGGACAAAACCAGTACGGCCAAAAATGATGGGAGGTGGCAGAAAATGCCCCAGAAACCCAGCGAGGTCTGCATGTATTCATTCACAG TGTcctatgtggagaggacaagtcGGCACCGCTGGCGGTGCAGCGACGTTACCTTCCACTGTCCAGATGGGACTCTCTGTCAGCAGTGGGTCAGCGCCATCAGAGAGCAGCTTGCGTCCCTGG CCAGCAGACCCAAGCATTTGCTGGTATACATCAACCCTTACGGAGGCAAACAGCAAGGCAAGCGCATCTATGAGCAGAAGGTCGCCCCACTTTTCGCACACGCCAACATCTCCACACACGTGATTG TTACAGAGTATGCCAATCATGCGAGGGACCATCTGAAGACAGAAGCGGAGTTGAAGAAGTTTGACGG AGTGGTGTGCGTGGGTGGGGACGGCATGTTCAGCGAGATAGTTCATGGGCTCATCTGGCGAACTCAGAACGACAGTGGCGTGGATCAGAACTGTGCGGAGGAgaccctggttccctgcgcactACGTATAGGCATCATACCAGCAG GTTCCACAGACTGCATCTGCTTTGCAACAGTAGGTGCCAATGACCCTGTGACCTCAGCTTTGCACATCATAGTGG GAGACTCCCAGCCCATGGATGCGTGTTCGGTCCACCACAACAACACCTTCCTGCGCTACTCCATCTCTTTGCTGGGTTATGGTTTCTATGGCGACGTGCTGACCGACAGCGAAAGAAAGCGGTGGATGGGGCCGGCAAGATACAACTTATCAG GCCTGAAGACCTTCCTGACCCATCACTACTATGAAGGGGCTGTGTCTTACCTACCAGCAAACGATGTCCTGGGGACCCCAAGGGACAAGACCATGTGTAGATCTGG CTGCTTGATATGCCAGCACAATGGGCAGCAGTATTTGGGAGAGAGGGCTGAGAAGTACAAGTCAGATGAGGTGTCAAACAGCG AGTGCGAGTGTGACGGTGACTGGAGGACGATCAGAGGCAAGTTCCTGGCCATCAACGCAGCCAGCATGAGCTGCGCGTGTCCCCGTAGCCCCAAGGGTCTGTCGCCAGCCGCCCACCTGGCGGACGGTACCACCGACCTTATCCTGGTCCGCAAGTGCTCCCGCCTCAACTTTCTCAGACATCTCCTCCGCCACACAAGCAAGGATGACCAG TTTGACCTGACCTTTGTTGAGGTGCACCGTGTGCGCCGTTTTCGGTTCATGCCGCGCCACTGCCAGAGTGACTCGGACCTGGAGCTGGACCTGCGGGAAAACAGCAAGCGCCTCTTCAGCCAGATCTGCCGGGACCACCCGGCTTGCGGCTGCGTTCCCACGTACAGCAGCTGGAACTGCGACGGCGAGATCTTGCCCCACACCGCCATAGAAGTCAG AGTGCATTGCCAGTTGATCAAGCTTTTTGCACGAGGGATCGAGGAGCCGGCGGTGTTTGAAGATCTCACCAACCCATGTGCAATATAG